AGCGCACCCGCGAGATCGGGGTCCGCAAGGCCATTGGTGCCACTAAACCGATGATTATGACCCAGTTCACCCTGGAGGCGATGACACTGTGCGCGGTCGGAGGCATCATTGGCGTGCTGGGTGGCAGCGCCGTCGCCTTTGCGGTGCACTTTTTCTTCCCCGCTGCTTTGTCGCCGCTCTGGATCGGCGCTGCCTTCATCTGCTCGTGCACGATTGGGCTGGTCTTCGGAATTTACCCGGCCTGGAAGGCTGCAAACCTGAACCCCATCGACGCGCTTCGATATGAGTAAGTCTCCCCGGAAAGGGACATCACATGGATCGATTCGGTTCGCATCGATGATAAAGTCGTCCCCTTTCAGGTATTAAACTCCAGAAAAATATCCCCTCCCGGATCGAAACTTGCTTCCACCCACCTGGGTTTATCCAGAAGCATGTTAAGGGGGCCAGGATCGTGACAAATGTTTTGCCTGCGGCTGTGCTTCTCTCATTTTTGATCGCCCCGCTTGGTTTGGCTCAACAAGCGGCGCCTACAACTGCCGCGCAGAATCCTCCACAGGCCCAATCCACTTTTCAACAGCCGGCACAAAGCGGCACAGAAGCTACGCGTGACGATAACGGCACCTACACCATCACCCGCACAGCCCGCATTGTGATCCTCGATATGGTGGTCACCGATCGCAAGGGCAATATCATCACCGACCTCAAACGCGACGACTTCCATGTCACAGAATCGGGCGAGCCCCAAACAGTCCTCAACTTTGATCCGGCAGGCGCTCACACGACCACACCTGGGCTCAACATCAACTCCACTACCGAGCTCGATGCCCTGGCCCCCAACGCTCCGGTCGATATCATTCTGCTCGATGAGTTCAATACCCGCTTTGAGGACATGGCCTTTGCTCGCTACTCGCTCAAAAAGTTCCTGGAGCGTCAGCCTGGCAAACTCACGACACCAACCATGCTCATCGCTGTCGACCTGCAACACTTCACCGTGCTGCACGATTACACACAAAATAAAGACGAAATCATCTCAGCTCTCAATCATCACTTCGCGGCCTATCCCTGGCAGGTGCATCAGCATGCCTGGCTCGCCGAGCGATATGCCACAGCCTTTATTACGCTGCGCCGTGTGGCCCAGGCGGTCATCGGTCATCCCGGTCACAAGAGCATGATCTGGATCGGCCGCGGCTTCCCCAACCTGAACATGGCCAACTATCCTCTCGATACAGCGCAGCGCGTCGATAACGCCGTACAGAATTGCGTGAACGTGCTGCGTGATGCCCGTATTACTCTTTACACCATTGATCCCGCCGGTCTTAAGTTCGACCAGCAAGCTTATGGCTCCGACGCCGAGCTTACCGACCCCTTTGGCGGCAACTATCAGTTCGCCAAGCTTGCCACCGCGACCGGTGGCCACGCCCTCTACGGCCGGAATGACGTCGATGCCGAAATCGGAACCGCCATCCGCGATGGAGCCAGCTTCTATACCCTCACCTACCGGCCTACCAACGATTCCACCGACCCACAGAAGTTTCGTCGCATCAAGGTTACGGTCGATCGCCCGGGTCTCACCGTCACCACACGTGAGGGCTACTACCTTTCGCGTGCAGCAAATCCCAACGACTCTAACCCCGTTAAGCCTGCCGACCTGATGGTCCATGACCTCATCTCGGCTTCAAACAGCACCATGCCCTACGATGGTGCGAACATCTATGTCCGTCGCAGCCCGGCCGCTCCAGATGACTTCATCATTCACATCAACGCCAAAGATCTGGTTTGGACCTACGCCACAGATACCGAGCCTCGTCATACCGAGGTCGTCCTTGTAGCCTCCACCTTCGATAAAAAAGGAAAGCCGCTAAAGAGAGACGCCAAGGTCATCCGCGCCAAAGCCACCACAGATGTTCCTCCAACTGGCCGTTTGGAACGCGGTTTGGATCTCCATTACGTGCTTGGTCACGACCCCAAAGCGGCGCGCATCCGCTTCGTCATCCGTGTCACGAATTCGGGACGCATCGGAACTGCCGATATCGATCTCACGAAACCGCTGCCGCCTCTGAACTCTGAGCTTGCTCCCTCCGCCACTCCATTGCACTAGCTTGTCAGTCCAGACCAATAGCTCTTTAATCGAAACCCTCTCTCTGGCGTCATCCTGAGTGCAGCGTAGCGGAGCGAAGAATCTCTGTATTTTCTTTCCTCACTTCCTCGACACTCCCGTCCACAGTGTCATTTCGACCGAAGCGATCACCGTTAGGCAATCGCGGAGTGGAGAAATCCCCGCATTAATTTGTGTCAAGTCTAAAACCACTCTAAACGGCACAAACCAAATCACTTCCGAATTGCAGAACTCCCCCGCCCGCATTGCTAAACTTAAATCAGCACACAAAAGATCCGGCAAAGCCGGGTCTTCGTTTTTACGGCAACAAAATGAAACGACCAACATGCCGAAGTACGAGCTTAACTAACCTGAATGGAATACTTTGCGCAAAAAGCTAGGGGAGGGGGGACTATCCCCTCTCAGCCAGTAACCGCTCCACCAGTTCGTCCATCGCGCTCTCCGGGCCTTCTTCGCACAAGCCAGTGTGAACCGGCGAGACCTGAATGATGGTGCTGCGCGGCGAGACCAGCCAGTGAAACCGGTCGCGCTGAGGAAGCTGGGCGATCGGTCCTGCCGAGGCATCGCCTGCCGCGATCTTCGGGATCGCCTCCAGGTGCCGTCGCACCAGATCGAGATCGAGGTGCGGCCACAGCGCCCTGAGCCGCGCCTCGTCCACAACGATCCGGGCTTCAAGGAATCTGCGTTCGAGGCAGAAGACAATGACACCGGCGTTGATAAACTCTCCGCGTTCGACGCGAGGGACAACGCGCACTACGGCGTAATCAAACGAGCTGGGCACGGGCACGGCTGGCCTCCTCTCGAAAGATCGCGGAAGCCCTCAATCTCCGCAGAAAGAAATCGCAGTACACCTTGCGCTTCGTTGCAGCGCTCAGGCCTTCGCCTTCGCGCAACAGCCACTTATCAGGGACCTGTTCGAGAATCTGCTCGATCTTCTCCTGAGTCAATATCAGATGCGCCCGCTCGTCTGCCTCTGCAAGGCGGCTGGCCCAGGGCAGAAGAATATGGTCCTTGATCTGCCGGAAGGGAGATTCTGCGCGCTCCAACATCGTCTCCCAGTCGTGATGCACGTAGATTGCAGCGCCATGATCGATGAAGTAAAGCTCGCGATGCCAGCACAGCAGGTTCGCATTGCGCGGAGTACGGTCGACGTTCATCACAAACGCGTCGAACCACACCGCCATCGAGGCTGTCTCCGCATCCGCCACATCACCTGCTGCCCGGTCGAACATCGTTGAACCCGGCAGATAGTCGAGCGCAAGATTCAGCCCGACACTGGCCTTCAGCAGGTCACGAATCTCTTCGTCAGGCTCATTGCGGCCCAATGCGGAGTCGACCTCAACAAAGACCAGTTCAGGAACATTGAGTCCCAGCTCGCGACCCATCTCACCGGCCACAAGCTCCGCCACCAGCGCCAGCGGACCCTGGCCCGCGCCGCGAAATTTGAGCACGTACAACCCAAGATCGTCACCAGCCACAATCGCCGGGAGACTTCCTCCTTCGCGCAGTGCGGTGACATATTGGGTGGCCCTGATGGTTCGGAGCTGCATGATTCCAGTGTAGCGACTATTGCCCTTTGGAAACTCCGATGTTTGTTTTCGCAGCAAACTCCTCGTTGATCCACTGCTTGAGTGCAGTAAGGTTCTGCGGTCGCCCCAGAAAGTCCTTCACCAGCTCCGCGGCCGGCTTGGTCGCTCCGGGTTCGAGCACGGTCCGGCGATAACGCATCGCCGTTGGGCCGCCCAGCAGGTTCGACTTATCGAACTGCGAAAAGAAGTCAACCGCAATCACCTTGTCGAGCACATAGGTGTAGTAGTTCGACGAGTAGCCTGTCAAATGCGTAAAGCTGGCATACATCCGGTTGCCATCGACAAAGCTGAAGTGCGAAAACCGTTCCGAGTCTTCACGCAACAGAGCATCGAAATTGACTTGCTCTGGAGCGCGATCATGTACCTGCAGCGAGTACGTGGAGTAGAACAACTGCGACTGCATCCAGCGTCCCCGTCCGTAGGCCCCAGCGGCGTCCATCTTATCGATCAACGCTGTTGGAATCGTCTCACCGGTTTTGTAGTGTTTCGCGAAGCTCTGCAGAATGCCGCGGTCGCGGAACATCTCTTCGAGCATCTGCGACGGCGCCTCGACGAAGTCGCCCTCGACGTTGAAGCCGCCCGCGTTGGACCACTCACCCTGACCTCCGAGGATGTGGTGCATCAGGTGTCCGAACTCGTGGAAGAACGTCACTACTTCGCTGTACTCCATCAGGCCCGGATCCCCGGGCACGCCGCCCGAGAAGTTGCAGATCAACGCTCCCTCAGGAAGCTGTCGCCCACGAATCCCAGGGACCACCGGCGCGCTCGAAAACCACTTGTCCTTTCCATCGCGTGGATGCATGTCGAGGTAAATTCGACCGAGCTTCTTCTTCGACGCGGTGTTATCGAAGACATCGTAGGTCGAAACCGACGGGTCCCACGTCTTCGCATTGGGAACTGCGCGGAACTCCACATGGAAGAGAGCAGCGGCGGTCTTCAGGATGCCTGCCTGCACTTCAGCATAAGGAAAATA
This portion of the Edaphobacter sp. 4G125 genome encodes:
- a CDS encoding VWA domain-containing protein, with the protein product MTNVLPAAVLLSFLIAPLGLAQQAAPTTAAQNPPQAQSTFQQPAQSGTEATRDDNGTYTITRTARIVILDMVVTDRKGNIITDLKRDDFHVTESGEPQTVLNFDPAGAHTTTPGLNINSTTELDALAPNAPVDIILLDEFNTRFEDMAFARYSLKKFLERQPGKLTTPTMLIAVDLQHFTVLHDYTQNKDEIISALNHHFAAYPWQVHQHAWLAERYATAFITLRRVAQAVIGHPGHKSMIWIGRGFPNLNMANYPLDTAQRVDNAVQNCVNVLRDARITLYTIDPAGLKFDQQAYGSDAELTDPFGGNYQFAKLATATGGHALYGRNDVDAEIGTAIRDGASFYTLTYRPTNDSTDPQKFRRIKVTVDRPGLTVTTREGYYLSRAANPNDSNPVKPADLMVHDLISASNSTMPYDGANIYVRRSPAAPDDFIIHINAKDLVWTYATDTEPRHTEVVLVASTFDKKGKPLKRDAKVIRAKATTDVPPTGRLERGLDLHYVLGHDPKAARIRFVIRVTNSGRIGTADIDLTKPLPPLNSELAPSATPLH
- a CDS encoding DUF3037 domain-containing protein produces the protein MPSSFDYAVVRVVPRVERGEFINAGVIVFCLERRFLEARIVVDEARLRALWPHLDLDLVRRHLEAIPKIAAGDASAGPIAQLPQRDRFHWLVSPRSTIIQVSPVHTGLCEEGPESAMDELVERLLAERG
- a CDS encoding HipA family kinase, producing the protein MQLRTIRATQYVTALREGGSLPAIVAGDDLGLYVLKFRGAGQGPLALVAELVAGEMGRELGLNVPELVFVEVDSALGRNEPDEEIRDLLKASVGLNLALDYLPGSTMFDRAAGDVADAETASMAVWFDAFVMNVDRTPRNANLLCWHRELYFIDHGAAIYVHHDWETMLERAESPFRQIKDHILLPWASRLAEADERAHLILTQEKIEQILEQVPDKWLLREGEGLSAATKRKVYCDFFLRRLRASAIFREEASRARAQLV